The genomic region TTTGTACGGTTTTATTATTTTCTTCAAAATTAATTTTCAATTTCGTGGTTTGATATCCAGGTGCCGAGGCAATAAAATCAAAACTTTTAATCTCATTAGGAGATTGTGGCCTATCTGCAGGATTCAGTATAAGTGTTATGCTGCCTTCAGATAAATTGTAGTTCTTTTTTCCGGCAGAGTTTAGTATAGATGTCCCATAATCTGCTGCGGGGACTAAGGTAATATTATTTGGATAAGTACCATCTTCTAAATCTTTAATCTCAATTTGAGCGGTATACTCTAAAAAGTTTACATCAAGGCCAAGTTTAAAATCATCTGCAATTTCGTTTGGCGTCTTCTCGCATGCTGTAGGAATTATAGTTACAGCAATCAGCATCATTAGTAAAAATATTTTTTTCATCTTTTAAAGGATTTAATTAAATTCTAACGGATAATCTTAAGTTTAAGAATGGGAACCACCTATAATCTCTAATATCTTCCTGGAGTGACACCGCCTGATTGGCAGTAGGGGCAAGCATTCCAGTAGCTGTAATATCTACTTTAGGTTCAGGAAGATAGAAACTTCCGGCTTCAAAGGACACTCCAAATTTATTTTTAGGTACTGCTCTACCAAAGCCTAAACCTAAGTATGGAGCGAAACCATTATAATCCAACGTAAGCTCCAAATCACCAATTTCTTCTGGTCCCAATATAATCTCACCATATTCTAAAGTGCCGTCATAGGTAGCCAGTGCATTCGTTTTTCCATCGCTAAAATGAGCTGCACCTCCAATGACTTTAAAACTGCTGGATTTAAATGGCAAATATTCTAAGCTAAGATCGAATTCTAAAAAACGGGTATCTGCAGTCACATTAAGATTTGCATCATCAACCTCGATCTCCTGAACAAAATCTTTTATACTAAGGATATTACCCCTAAGCCTAAGGTTAAAATGTTGGGATAAATTTCTGGCTATTTCAAGTCCGCCACCTAAAGTTGAGCCATTTAAAGCTATAGCAAATTTATTGCTATAGTTTGATTCAGTAACTCCCTGACCAAAACAGGTGCAAGAAATACACAGTAAAGCAAAATAAAATAAGTTTCTTTTTATCGACATCGTCCAGTTTCTTAAGACTTACCTTAAAGAATTTAAGATAAAATTAATATTTGCAAATTTATACATTTATCTATCAAATATACCTTTTGTCGGATTTTTTATTGATTTAAGCTAATTTATGTGTCATTAATGTTATTTTTCCATATAAATTGTAGGAAAAATCTTTATTGATAAGTCTTAAAGAAAGAAAAATTAGAATCTTAGTTTTGTTGATAGTCTAAACATCCTAAATTTAAGAATGATTTCTATTGAAACTTTAAGTCTAAAAAAGCAGTTTATTCTTCATAAAGTTCTAAAGGTAAATCATCCGGATCGCTAAAGAAAGTGAATTTTTTCCCTGTTTGTGGATCCATACGAATATCTTCAGTTTTGATTCCTTTTGAATTTAATTTTAAAATCATATTTGCGAGATCATCTACTGCAAAGGCAAGGTGCCGTAACCCCAGAGCTTCCGGATGGCTTGGACGTTTTGGTGAATTTGGAAAAGAAAATAACTCGATGATGTATTCCCCATTCAAAGCTAAATCTAATTTGTAAGAATCCCGCTCTTTACGATACACTTCGCGTATAATCTCTAATTCCAGAATTTCGCTATAAAATTTTTTTGAAGCTGGATAATCAGAACAAATTATAGCAATGTGATGAACGGATTTAAGCATGATCGATTTTGTGGTTTTTCAAGTTAGATTTTAAAGATACACCACTAATTTTTTTCGCGAACGATTCATTAATTAAAAACTCCAAAAGATTTGTAGCATCTGTTATACCCATTCCATCGCTATGAATATTAGAAATACAGTTTCTTCTTTCATCTGTAGTACCACTCTTAGGCAGGTAAGTAGTATAAATGCCTAAACTTTTTGGGCTCGATAAACCGGGACGCTCCCCAATAAAAGTAGCAGTAAATTTTGCATTTAGCTTTTCTGCGATTTCGTCACCAATAGCTACTCGACCATTCTGCACGATACTCATCGCGATGGAATATTTGTCCTTTAACTTCGGAAGTAATTTTTCGATAATTTTTGGGCTTTGCAGGGTAGCCTCAGGTGATAAACCATCAACAATATTAAAGATAATATCAAATTCTAAAGTTTTTTCAATTTTAGATGATGCCAAAAGCTTTCCTAAATCCGGACGTTTTAAATATTCTTCACGATCTTTTGCCTTACTTTTAAAATGGAAAATTTTTAAGTCGAAATTCTTTAACTCTGATTCAATTTTTACAATTTCAAATTCCTTGTAAATCGCATCCCGAGCTTTGGCATGATCTAACTGAAATTGTAAAACATGCTTTAACGATTGGCTTCCTCCGGTATTTCCAAGCGCGATACGTGCCTTAGAAAGCTTGCGTAGCTGAGTATAAGGATCTTCTTGGAGCTCACTTTTATATATTTTTGGTTTATCCATTACTTATGAGTTTATGAGATTCATTTAAGCGCTGGCGATTTCCCTGTTTATCAAAAATACCCATTTTTAACAGCCATTTTTCGAATTCTGGTGCCGGTCGTTTATTCAAAACCTTCCTAAGGTACATCGCATCATGAAAAGAGGTGCTTTGGTAATTCAGCATTACATCATCAGCTCCTGGAACCCCCATTATATAATTGCAACCGGCCACACCTAGAAGCGTTAATAAAGAATCCATATCATCCTGATCGGCTTCTGCATGGTTGGTATAACATACGTCACAACCCATAGGCAGTCCCATCATTTTTCCGCAAAAATGGTCCTCTAAAGCTGCACGCGTAATTTGCTTTGCATCATATAAATATTCTGGCCCAATAAAGCCAACTACAGTATTTACTAAAAGAGGACTATATTTTCTTGCCACAGCATAAGCTCTAACTTCGCAAGTTTGCTGATCTACACCATGGTGTGCATTTGCAGAAAGTTCAGATCCCTGACCGGTTTCAAAATACATTATATTATTTCCTATTGTTCCCCTATTTAGCTGTAATCCCGCATCATAGGCTTCCTGAAGCATATTTAGATTAATCCCGAAAGACTCGTTTGCTTTTTGAGTCCCACCAATCGACTGAAAAATAAGGTCTACAGGTGCTTTTTCGATAATCTCCATGGTGGTGGTAATATGACTTAAAATGCAGGTTTGTGTTGGAATTTCGTATTGTTG from Zunongwangia profunda SM-A87 harbors:
- the gloA2 gene encoding SMU1112c/YaeR family gloxylase I-like metalloprotein is translated as MLKSVHHIAIICSDYPASKKFYSEILELEIIREVYRKERDSYKLDLALNGEYIIELFSFPNSPKRPSHPEALGLRHLAFAVDDLANMILKLNSKGIKTEDIRMDPQTGKKFTFFSDPDDLPLELYEE
- a CDS encoding ethanolamine ammonia-lyase subunit EutB, translated to MEYKFSINNITYNFKDLKTLLAKASPERSGDVLAGIAAKDNKERVAAQYVLSDLPLKVFLENPIIPYAEDEVTRLIMNDHNAEAFYPISAFSVGEFRDWLLSYEATPTILKDISPGLAPEMVAAVSKLMRNQDLIKVAQKCEVITKFRNTLGLKDRFSVRLQPNNPIDDPKAIAASTIDGLLYGCGDAVIGINPATDSPKAVSELLKLLDNFRQQYEIPTQTCILSHITTTMEIIEKAPVDLIFQSIGGTQKANESFGINLNMLQEAYDAGLQLNRGTIGNNIMYFETGQGSELSANAHHGVDQQTCEVRAYAVARKYSPLLVNTVVGFIGPEYLYDAKQITRAALEDHFCGKMMGLPMGCDVCYTNHAEADQDDMDSLLTLLGVAGCNYIMGVPGADDVMLNYQSTSFHDAMYLRKVLNKRPAPEFEKWLLKMGIFDKQGNRQRLNESHKLISNG
- the eutC gene encoding ethanolamine ammonia-lyase subunit EutC translates to MDKPKIYKSELQEDPYTQLRKLSKARIALGNTGGSQSLKHVLQFQLDHAKARDAIYKEFEIVKIESELKNFDLKIFHFKSKAKDREEYLKRPDLGKLLASSKIEKTLEFDIIFNIVDGLSPEATLQSPKIIEKLLPKLKDKYSIAMSIVQNGRVAIGDEIAEKLNAKFTATFIGERPGLSSPKSLGIYTTYLPKSGTTDERRNCISNIHSDGMGITDATNLLEFLINESFAKKISGVSLKSNLKNHKIDHA